aaataataatattgataacaataatgatagtagtactaactataataatataaCCAATCAATTATgtcaaacttcatatatatatatatatatatatatatatatatatatatatatatatatatatatatatatatgtatatatatatatatatatatatatatatatattaacatgaaataataatgagagtaataataataatattgatataatactatatccaaacttgtaattatatattattagttgtgGAAAATTTAATATTCATATCATATATTTTATCATGACTTTTATAGGatagttattatttataaatttcatatattatgatatacataataataatgatacatgtatgataaaatataatatatataaaataagatacaaaataattagatgtaattaaaaatgaatctatatatatatatatatatatatatatattatatatatatatatatatatatatatatatatatatatatatatatatatatatatagattcatttttaattacatctaattattttgtatcttattttatatatattatattttatcatttcaagttaatatacatatatttacatttatatatacatatttatttataaacaattgttcgtgaattgtcggaaatagtcgagggttaaatgattacatgaacgcagttcaaagtttttgagacatcaacaatacagactttgcttatcgtgtcgatatcatataaagattaagtttaaatttagtcagaaattcccgggtcatcacaggtaaCCAATGTGCTTTGGATTAAACTGAGTGGCTTAGGACATACACCTTTATTCACCACAACAGAATCTTTGAGAAAACCAACTCTTCACATACCATCACATTGGGTAACCAATGTGCTTTGGATTAAACCGAGTGGCTTAAGACATACACCTTTATTCACCACAACAGAATCCTTGAGAAAACCTCCCCCTGGATTCGAACCTACTCCAACTAGGATTCAGATGTAGGATTATTTTTAGGTCcaccaacatgtacaacatataagctcatgaatTCCACATTACTCTAAAACGAATTGGTGATAGAAGGAGGTTTTCATAAGCTTATATATGCACATTTGTTTCTTTCACTGGGACACAATGAACCGATTAGCTCCAACATCAGATGCAACCCAGAGCTTATACCACTCAGGTACTGCCTCGATGGTAACTTGTTGCGTTACAATACTTGGGACCTTCGTATACATATAAACGGTACTGTATATTCGTGAATGTTATGAGCACATGTCAATTTGAATAGTACAAATCAGCAATGCACCTTACAGATGCATGTTTTGTCGATCACAAGAATCGTACAATAATACTAAAGATTCGGACTTTTAAGACTCCGAACTGCTTGATACACTCAACACGAAACAAGCACGCAGACATAAAAGGTCATACATTTTGTACCAATGCAAATACAACCATAAGTTTTTCATTTATGTATATTGTTGAGGTGAAATACTAAAGTAAGATTTACCACAATGAACACAACATAAAAAAAATTCATGAATTGCAACAGAATAAATCAATAAAGTTGGCCAAATTTGACAAGAAAATTGGTATATAGTTCATGTAGCTTTATATGTTATAAATCTTATCAATTTGTTGGTCCCACCGTATCTATCTCCGTATTTTTATCGCGGTAAATGAAAGTCATATTGATCGAAGAGGTAGTAAACCCCCCGTCAATAACAAGATTATGCCCCGTTATAAAACCCGATTCATCACTAGCCAAGAACAACACAGCTTCGGCGATATCTTCAACCCTGCCACATCTTCCTTTTAATAAGCTCGCGTTTTCACTTACTTTTTCTTGCACTTCTTCAACTGTCGCATCTTTTTTAAAACCACGATAAGCGTCCACTAGCATATCTGATAATACGGCATGAGGTAAAACACAGTTTACACGAATACCATATGTGCCTAATTCACACGATGAGCTTCTTGATACTGCAAGAATACCCTCTTTGGTTAATGTATACGCGTGTGATCCTAAACCTCCTAAGATAGCGGCTGTACTTGATGAGCTTATAATTGAACCGCCATTACCACCTGCAATCATTGCACGGGCCGCGTGTTTTATCCCGTGTATAACTCCGTTCATGTTAACACTAATCAGTTTTGAAACCCTGTTCATATCAAGAGATGTGATGCTTCCTCCAACATCTACAATGAACTTTGATCATTTCAGGTGAGGTTTATTGAAAGTGATGATATATCATGTTTTTATAAATCCACCATTATCATGCTTTAAGTACTTGTACAGTTGTAGCGTACAAGTACTTGTACAGTAGAAAACGACCAGTTTAAAGGGCAGTTTGGTATATATAGTAAGAAGGGTGACAATTCAACATATAAACATATAAAGTATCATTAGCTTAATAAAGAGGTATCTTAGAATGAATGGGTCAAATTAGTTGAAAGTGATCTAAGATAAGTTTTAAAATGAATAaaactttcttgatcactttatttAACAATTTAGATTATCATAACCATCTTCATAACTATATAACAACAATCAACCATACTTAGATGAAAAAATATTTACTTGTAAAAAAACAAGTATTTATGAAGTTTTGACCCACTCATTTTGACCAGAACCAATTTTGACCAGAACAATTATATAGTGCTAAACTTACCACCAATTCCTGCATTATTGAACAGGATATCAAGTTTTCCTTTCCAAGATATAGCGAGTTGAATAGCAGCTTCCACATCAGATTCTACTGAAACATCACAATGTATATAACGGCCATTGATTGAATTAGCAAGATTTGTTCCTAACTCATCCAAAACATCTGCAATGATGACATGTGCCCCGTTCTCTGCCATTAACTTCACCGTGGCACCCCCAATTCCTCTGGCTCCTCCCGTTACCACCGCAACTTTATCCAATAATCTTGTCACACAATCATAAAATGCATTAAAACTTGTTATCTATAAATTGGTAATAATATAAACCTGTAAATTACTTTACAAGTCTTGACCCTGTCTCTTCATCATACATCTCATATTCATGACCAAATTTTATAGTTTAGTATTGGGAAAACTACTTAAAGTTCATATTAAAGTCATGAGGTATGATGTAGCATGTTTTTGCATTGATGAATATTTAATTAGCACGAAATATCTAAAATACATACAATCACTATTATTTTGAGCAAATTATATATACAAGTTTAAGAAAAATTACACCATGGAAACAATAGTAATGAATTCAACCTTTTTGTTGTCATCTTGTGGCTCCCACCATTATTTTGATTATGTTGTTCCATGCTTTTGAGCCTAGTGTGACTAATTTAAGTTTCATGGTATTGCATTTATTTATACTAAAGTAAAGAGATTGCAAGATTGGTTTCCTTTGTATGAGTGTATATCTCTTTGTTTACATGCTCTTCACATTCTCTTCAACCACTTTTCACCTATCATGTTGCTAATCTTTTGAAACATGCATAATAGGTAATAGTTAAATATTTGTTATAGtttcaaaaatttatatatttgagTTTTTATAATTACCTACATGTATTAAAACTAACTCGATTGACATGTTTGGCATATCTAACTGTCTGTTTTGCCGTTTTGGCATGTTCTATGTTTCGGGTAATGAAGTATAAAGCAGTTTTCTTAAAATTAGCTCGAACCAACCCCATTTGTAACTACAACTTCTTCCAAACAGTTCAGGTATTGATGAGCTAAGCGAACAACACAGTAGCATTGATAGTTAAAGAGCACTTATGAGTTATCATATACAAATGCCTAATAGAGATGGATTAGGCATACAACTACACATTCAAGAACCACTAAATGACCAACAGTCAATGTAAATGACAGA
This genomic window from Rutidosis leptorrhynchoides isolate AG116_Rl617_1_P2 chromosome 2, CSIRO_AGI_Rlap_v1, whole genome shotgun sequence contains:
- the LOC139891300 gene encoding short-chain dehydrogenase reductase ATA1-like, which codes for MAENGAHVIIADVLDELGTNLANSINGRYIHCDVSVESDVEAAIQLAISWKGKLDILFNNAGIGDVGGSITSLDMNRVSKLISVNMNGVIHGIKHAARAMIAGGNGGSIISSSSTAAILGGLGSHAYTLTKEGILAVSRSSSCELGTYGIRVNCVLPHAVLSDMLVDAYRGFKKDATVEEVQEKVSENASLLKGRCGRVEDIAEAVLFLASDESGFITGHNLVIDGGFTTSSINMTFIYRDKNTEIDTVGPTN